In the Styela clava chromosome 8, kaStyClav1.hap1.2, whole genome shotgun sequence genome, one interval contains:
- the LOC120346180 gene encoding sodium-coupled monocarboxylate transporter 1-like, whose translation MSNLDFTFSSIDYALFGITLGLTFIIGIYYAYRGKKQKTSNKSNDYLNATKSMAFFPVAISLCVTYQSSSYLLAIPTEVYLYGSIVIWSIVVTIVAPIFVGLIFVPTYFRCGVTCVHEYLRLRFNRRMQVIGAVAFLSSSTIFSAISIYAPALAIEAVTGLSLWTSIITCGIICTAYTTLGGLRGVIWSDVFLSFILYGGILAILIKGTQVSGGISEVWKVAVEDGRFDIFNFETDIRIRHTFWSIVFGGMVTNIAVLGTSVTPVQRYLSCKSTKEAQKSMCINIIGQIFLDLIVILLGLIIYSTFRGCDPIGQQCIQKADQILPLAVMKLFYDIPGIPGLFLSAILAAALSTISSSINSLAAATMDNMVKPFTQYSDRTYLFVSKGVVFFFGIVAVGFAALMTYTTELFEISTSLFSLTLGPILGMYTLAMQFPFVNWMGAAGGLLCGIASTTWVFLGKQSIRQSNEFVRRLSLSTDLCNASCILQAGETNFTTLIYSTPDATIVNEISSVADQGVMFDDNVPFYTISYRYLSAVGLLACLISGIVISLLTCGWKDRHNVDPKLLRPFFDLWIFRCWIPANVRRFLRFGIDWSEDDDDMVYDIQENKEISENKKQICSFKVDDHEKKFCNGSFSNEDNVSINFTKL comes from the exons atgTCAAACCTCGACTTCACTTTTTCTTCCATTGATTATGCGTTGTTTGGAATTACTCTTGGATTAACATTCATCATTGGAATATACTATGCTTATCgcggaaaaaaacaaaaaacaagcaaTAAATCCAATGACTATCTTAATGCTACCAA ATCCATGGCATTTTTCCCTGTAGCGATATCTTTATGCGTCACCTACCAATCTTCATCGTACCTTCTTGCCATTCCCACGGAAGTATACTTGTATGGTTCTATAGTTATCTG GTCCATTGTCGTTACGATAGTAGCACCTATATTCGTAGGCTTAATTTTCGTTCCAACCTACTTCAGGTGCGGGGTGACATGCGTACATGAG TATCTGAGATTGAGATTCAATCGTCGTATGCAAGTCATCGGTGCTGTGGCTTTCCTGTCTTCATCAACAATATTTTCCGCGATTTCAATATACGCACCCGCTCTGGCAATTGAAGCTG TTACTGGATTAAGTCTGTGGACGAGCATAATCACCTGTGGAATAATATGTACGGCATACACAACCTTG GGCGGCCTCAGAGGTGTAATTTGGAGCGACGTGTttttatcattcattttatATGGAGGTATCTTGGCAATTTTGATTAAAGGCACCCAAGTCAGTGGAGGAATATCTGAAGTATGGAAAGTTGCCGTTGAAGATGGAAGATTTGATATATTTAA CTTTGAAACCGATATCCGTATACGCCATACGTTTTGGTCAATTGTATTTGGTGGAATGGTTACCAATATAGCGGTCCTTGGAACGTCTGTAACGCCAGTCCAACGATACTTGAGTTGTAAGTCTACAAAAGAGGCTCAAAA ATCAATGTGTATCAACATCattggacaaatatttttggatttgattGTTATTCTTCTTGGACTGATTATTTACAGTACATTCCGTGGGTGTGACCCCATAGGGCAGCAATGCATTCAAAAAGCGGACCAG ATTCTACCTTTAGCAGTAATGAAACTGTTTTACGACATTCCTGGTATTCCAGGATTGTTTCTGTCTGCCATTTTAGCTGCAGCGTTGAG TACGATCTCATCCTCAATCAATTCTTTAGCAGCAGCAACAATGGATAACATGGTGAAACCTTTCACACAATACAGCGATAGAACGTACTTGTTCGTATCAAAAg gggtagtatttttctttggaatcgtTGCTGTGGGATTTGCTGCCTTGATGACATACACGACAGAATTGTTCGAAATCTCTACAAGTTTATTTTCGCTCACTCTCGGACCGATATTGGGAATGTACACACTGGCTATGCAATTCCCATTTGTCAACTGGATG GGTGCTGCTGGTGGCTTGCTTTGTGGAATCGCGTCAACAACGTGGGTGTTCCTTGGAAAACAGTCTATAAGACAATCAAATGAATTTGTTCGACGTTTATCGTTATCTACTGATCTCTGTAATGCTTCGTGCATATTACAAGCTGGCGAAACCAACTTTACTACACTTATTTATTCAACCCCCGATGCAACTATTGTTAATGAAATAAGCTCGGTTGCAGATCAGGGTGTCATGTTCGATGACAATGTTCCTTTCTATACCATTTCATATCGATATCTTTCGGCGGTTGGGTTATTAGCATGCTTGATCAGCGGCATCGTCATCAGCCTTCTTACAT GTGGTTGGAAAGACAGGCACAATGTTGATCCAAAACTACTGAGGCCTTTCTTTGACCTCTGGATATTTCGTTGCTGGATTCCTGCTAATGTACGGAGATTTCTTCGGTTTGGAATTGATTGGAGTGAAGATGACGACGATATGGTGTACGATATACAGGAGAACAAGGAAATATCAGAA aacaaaaaacaaatctgCTCTTTCAAAGTGGATGATCACGAAAAGAAGTTTTGCAATGGAAGTTTCAGTAACGAAGATAAcgtttctattaattttacCAAATTGTAA